The following coding sequences are from one Campylobacter sp. RM16187 window:
- a CDS encoding radical SAM protein, whose product MSIVFGPVSSRRFGRSLGVDLSPDKKSCNFDCVYCELTASKTVDKISDPISIEEIIKEVSAALKIHKDIDVITLTANGEPTLYPNLKELICRLNLIKDSAKLLILSNGTGVLNSKIYDAILALDIVKFSLDSAIQKTFRKIDRGDKKLIVSDLIEKMSEFRNEFKGELVLEILVVKGFNDTKDEFEALNLAINKIAPSRVDISTIDRPPAYPVKGVNRDTLEEIAGYITNIPCVIASAKYGDKMLDFTKEELLELSCRRPQSDIDVKNSFSEISKHNLNELIKDGKIYETNVSGVKFYKIP is encoded by the coding sequence ATGTCCATTGTTTTTGGACCAGTTAGCTCCAGGCGGTTTGGTAGATCGCTTGGAGTTGACCTGTCTCCTGACAAAAAATCTTGCAATTTTGATTGTGTCTATTGCGAATTAACCGCCTCAAAAACTGTTGATAAAATTTCAGATCCTATTAGCATAGAAGAAATTATTAAGGAAGTTTCAGCTGCACTAAAAATCCACAAAGATATCGATGTGATTACGCTCACTGCAAATGGCGAGCCAACTTTATATCCAAATTTAAAGGAGCTTATTTGTAGATTAAATTTAATAAAAGATAGTGCAAAGTTATTGATTTTGTCAAATGGAACGGGCGTGCTAAATTCTAAAATTTATGATGCGATTTTGGCGCTTGATATAGTTAAATTTAGCCTTGATAGCGCTATTCAAAAGACATTTCGTAAAATAGATCGCGGAGATAAAAAACTTATAGTGTCTGATCTAATAGAAAAGATGTCTGAGTTTAGAAACGAATTTAAGGGCGAGCTTGTGCTTGAAATTCTTGTAGTAAAAGGCTTTAACGACACTAAAGATGAATTTGAAGCTTTAAATTTAGCTATAAATAAAATTGCCCCATCAAGAGTAGATATAAGCACCATTGACCGTCCTCCAGCCTATCCTGTAAAAGGCGTTAATAGAGATACTTTAGAAGAAATAGCTGGCTATATCACAAATATACCTTGTGTCATAGCCAGCGCTAAATATGGAGATAAAATGCTTGATTTTACCAAAGAAGAATTACTAGAACTCTCTTGTCGTCGTCCTCAAAGCGATATAGATGTGAAAAATAGTTTTTCTGAAATCTCAAAGCACAATTTAAATGAGCTTATAAAAGACGGCAAGATATATGAAACAAATGTAAGTGGAGTTAAATTTTATAAAATACCTTGA